In Arachis hypogaea cultivar Tifrunner chromosome 2, arahy.Tifrunner.gnm2.J5K5, whole genome shotgun sequence, a genomic segment contains:
- the LOC112735516 gene encoding UPF0481 protein At3g47200: MGSTFIDEYAIQQIIDIPENIDPAIRWPECCIYKIPKSLLKVKEDSYDPLLISIGPIHHGNTKLEEMQHHKHTYFHFFSERLSNKRVLEDFKAFIEQQEQIIRRCYQPKFPHIGSEEFVRIILLDSVFIMELFLREAKRWKHKDDYVLTQPCLSKSIQRDLLLLQNQLPIQVLEKLYETCVPSNLKEHSRFIRLAHEYFASYYPYQKSSERKFEPKKWEKSLHFTDLVRCSYLPTNLSFNDDKSRHTYSQKECMLRTATKLNEAGISFEKVHNRSLLDIKFEKKRFFSWFLCLGCFPYSKCFKARFQFPQLKVDHTTECVLRNLIAFEQCHYPEEPYICNYVSLIDSLIHTRDDAELMVEKEAIVHELGSDKELATLVNSLCKHVVTNKTCYQQIIGDLNEHYNNGWKWTMGTLRWVYFRDPWRSSSTIVGIAVLIFTIFNFCRVVQLIF; encoded by the coding sequence ATGGGATCTACATTTATTGATGAATATGCTATTCAACAAATAATTGATATTCCAGAAAACATTGATCCTGCAATAAGATGGCCAGAGTGCTGTATCTACAAGATCCCTAAGAGTCTGTTGAAGGTGAAAGAGGATTCCTATGATCCTCTCTTGATCTCAATTGGCCCTATTCACCATGGTAATACCAAGCTAGAAGAAATGCAGCACCACAAACACACATATTTTCATTTCTTCTCGGAACGCCTATCGAACAAACGCGTCCTAGAGGACTTCAAGGCCTTCATTGAACAACAAGAGCAGATCATAAGGCGTTGTTACCAGCCGAAGTTCCCTCACATCGGAAGCGAGGAATTCGTGAGGATTATTCTGTTGGATTCTGTTTTCATCATGGAGCTCTTTCTGAGGGAAGCGAAACGGTGGAAACACAAAGATGATTATGTATTGACTCAGCCATGTCTTAGCAAAAGCATCCAGAGGGACTTGTTGCTGCTTCAGAACCAGCTTCCAATTCAAGTTTTGGAGAAACTCTATGAGACTTGTGTCCCAAGCAATCTCAAAGAGCATTCCAGATTCATTAGGCTTGCTCATGAGTACTTTGCATCTTATTACCCTTATCAGAAATCTTCTGAGAGGAAGTTCGAGCCGAAGAAGTGGGAGAAATCGCTGCATTTCACTGATTTGGTTCGATGTTCTTATCTCCCCACGAACCTGAGTTTCAACGATGACAAGAGTCGCCACACTTACTCGCAAAAGGAATGTATGCTGAGGACCGCGACAAAGTTGAATGAAGCCGGAATAAGCTTCGAGAAGGTTCATAATAGATCCTTGCTAGACATAAAGTTTGAGAAGAAGAGATTCTTCAGCTGGTTTCTCTGCTTGGGTTGCTTCCCATATTCCAAGTGTTTTAAGGCTAGATTTCAGTTCCCACAGTTAAAAGTAGACCACACAACAGAATGTGTTCTTAGGAACCTAATAGCATTTGAGCAGTGTCACTATCCTGAGGAGCCTTACATTTGCAACTATGTTTCTCTGATTGATTCTCTTATTCACACCAGGGATGATGCAGAATTGATGGTTGAGAAGGAAGCTATTGTCCATGAACTTGGAAGTGACAAGGAATTGGCAACACTGGTTAATAGTCTATGCAAACATGTTGTGACAAATAAAACATGTTACCAACAAATCATTGGAGATCTTAACGAACATTACAACAATGGTTGGAAATGGACTATGGGAACACTGAGGTGGGTGTACTTCCGGGACCCTTGGAGAAGCAGTTCTACCATTGTAGGGATAGCTGTTCTAATATTCACCATCTTCAACTTCTGTCGAGTTGTTCAATTAATCTTTTAG
- the LOC112735507 gene encoding obtusifoliol 14-alpha demethylase — protein MDIDVSKFFNTCLLFVATIVVAKLISAFIVPKSRKRLPPIVKGLPFIGGLPRFLKGPIFMLREEYPKLGGVFTLKMFHKNITFLIGPEVSAHFFKAPESELSQQEVYQFNVPTFGPGVVFDVDYSVRQEQFRFFTEALRVNKLKSYVDQMVTEAQDYFSKWGESGEVDLKYELEHLIILTASRCLLGREVRDKLFDDVSALFHDLDNGMQPISVLFPYLPIPAHRRRDQARKKLAEIFARIIASRKSTGKSEDDMLQCFIDSKYKDGRPTTEAEVTGLLIAALFAGQHTSSITSTWTGAYLLSNSKYLSAVVDEQKNLMEKHGDRVDHDVLAEMDVLYRCIKEALRLHPPLIMLLRSSHTDFSVTTREGKEYDIPKGHIVATSPAFANRLPHIFKDPDTYDPDRFTVGREEDKVAGAFSYISFGGGRHGCLGEPFAYLQIKAIWSHLLRNFELELVSPFPEIDWNAMVVGVKGKVMVRYKRRELSVSH, from the exons ATGGACATTGATGTGTCAAAGTTCTTCAACACATGCCTCCTATTCGTGGCCACCATTGTTGTGGCCAAGCTCATCTCAGCCTTCATTGTCCCTAAATCAAGAAAGCGCCTTCCCCCAATCGTGAAGGGCCTTCCATTCATCGGAGGCTTACCCCGATTCCTCAAAGGTCCAATCTTTATGCTCCGTGAAGAGTACCCTAAACTGGGTGGCGTCTTCACCCTCAAGATGTTCCACAAAAACATCACCTTTTTGATCGGTCCCGAAGTTTCTGCTCATTTCTTCAAGGCCCCAGAATCTGAACTCAGCCAGCAAGAGGTGTATCAGTTCAATGTTCCAACTTTTGGACCCGGTGTTGTCTTTGATGTTGATTACTCTGTTCGCCAGGAACAGTTCAGGTTCTTCACTGAGGCCCTTAGGGTTAACAAGCTCAAGAGCTATGTCGATCAGATGGTTACTGAAGCTCAG GACTACTTCTCAAAGTGGGGAGAAAGTGGTGAGGTTGATTTGAAGTATGAGCTCGAACATTTGATCATCTTGACAGCTAGTAGGTGTCTCTTGGGACGTGAAGTTCGTGACAAGCTTTTCGACGATGTGTCTGCATTGTTCCATGACCTTGATAATGGGATGCAACCAATCAGTGTTCTCTTTCCATACCTTCCCATCCCAGCTCACCGGCGCCGTGATCAAGCACGCAAGAAGCTTGCTGAAATCTTTGCAAGAATCATAGCTTCTCGCAAAAGCACTGGTAAATCGGAGGATGACATGCTGCAGTGCTTCATCGATTCAAAATACAAAGATGGCCGCCCAACAACAGAAGCCGAAGTGACTGGACTGCTCATTGCTGCTCTTTTCGCAGGGCAGCACACTAGTTCAATTACCTCCACTTGGACTGGAGCATATCTTCTCTCTAACAGCAAGTACCTTTCAGCTGTGGTTGATGAGCAGAAGAATTTGATGGAAAAGCATGGGGATCGAGTTGATCATGACGTCTTGGCCGAAATGGATGTCCTGTATCGGTGCATCAAAGAAGCCTTGAGGCTCCACCCACCATTGATTATGCTCTTGCGAAGCTCACACACCGATTTCAGCGTCACAACACGAGAGGGGAAAGAATATGATATTCCTAAGGGTCATATAGTTGCCACATCCCCTGCTTTTGCAAACAGGCTGCCTCACATTTTCAAAGATCCCGATACGTATGATCCCGATCGATTCACTGTTGGGAGAGAAGAGGACAAGGTAGCAGGGGCTTTCTCATACATTTCTTTCGGAGGGGGCAGACATGGATGCCTTGGCGAGCCCTTTGCATATCTGCAGATAAAAGCAATATGGTCTCACTTGCTAAGGAATTTCGAGCTGGAGTTGGTGTCACCTTTCCCTGAGATTGATTGGAACGCCATGGTTGTTGGAGTGAAAGGAAAAGTGATGGTCCGCTACAAGCGGAGGGAGCTTTCTGTTAGTCACTAG
- the LOC112721115 gene encoding transcription factor DUO1-like translates to MHGNKRKKERGDELVDYIRKGPWKKEEDEVLLNHVSKYGPRDWSSIRSKGLLHRTGKSCRLRWVNKLRPNLKNGCKFTAEEERVVIELQAQFGNKWAKIASYLSGRTDNDVKNFWSSRQKRLARILQASTSTSKSHRNKPKLHHHLPTFQAPKLSSSSEGESSSKPHHPCSFSCNDNSEVIKMVALPDLIKPKLPNSEQEESALFESNKSSSMMEQIPFPQIPDELQTDLTPFSLGDQDLLTRIDDPNFADYFGPLGAYELGLAPQHTIGFPFSDPSEGSCRIGSTDIIGSSKNYDSIFDDLPVNMFDHMDPPSIPSKL, encoded by the exons ATGCATGGgaataagagaaagaaagagagaggggaTGAATTAGTAGATTACATAAGGAAAGGGCCATGGAagaaagaggaagatgaagtgCTACTCAACCATGTAAGCAAGTATGGCCCCAGAGACTGGAGCTCCATTCGATCCAAGGGTCTTCTTCATAGAACCGGCAAGTCTTGTCGCCTTCGTTGGGTCAACAAGCTTCGACCTAACCTCAAGAA TGGGTGCAAGTTTACAGcggaggaagagagggttgtgatAGAATTGCAGGCACAATTTGGGAACAAATGGGCTAAGATTGCGTCCTATTTGAGTGGAAGAACAGACAATGATGTCAAGAATTTCTGGAGCAGTAGGCAGAAGAGGCTTGCTAGGATTCTTCAGGCATCAACATCCACCTCCAAATCACACAGGAACAAACCTAaacttcatcatcatcttccaaCTTTCCAG GCTCCTAAATTGAGTTCTTCATCAGAGGGAGAATCGTCATCAAAGCCTCATCATCCATGCTCGTTCTCCTGCAATGACAATTCCGAGGTTATTAAAATGGTGGCATTACCAGATCTTATCAAGCCCAAGTTGCCTAATTCTGAGCAAGAAGAATCTGCACTTTTTGAGAGCAATAAAAGCAGTAGTATGATGGAACAAATTCCCTTCCCTCAGATTCCTGATGAACTCCAAACTGATCTAACACCATTCTCATTGGGAGACCAAGATCTTTTGACTAGAATTGATGATCCAAACTTTGCTGATTACTTTGGACCTCTTGGTGCATATGAGCTTGGGCTAGCCCCACAACACACCATTGGGTTCCCTTTCTCTGATCCATCAGAAGGAAGTTGCAGAATTGGGTCAACGGATATCATAGGTAGCTCCAAAAACTATGACAGCATCTTTGATGATCTCCCAGTTAACATGTTTGATCATATGGATCCACCTTCAATTCCTTCCAAGCTCTGA
- the LOC112735525 gene encoding uncharacterized protein translates to MESTPEFYQNVVVMRHGDRIDNFDHSWVSTATRPWDPPLVQQGRLRAFKTGQIFRNNLSFPLHRVFVSPFLRCVQTAAEVVSALSAVSDSPDALTGDALPIDPSKIKVSVEYGLCEMMSREAIRLDVAPKDGNWGFDISERQAMLPPGTVDENAVKIYKELPRWEEPVLQTKARYQHIVKDLADKHPTENLLLVTHGEGVGVALSSFKKGTTVYEVDYCGYVELRRPIFKKDQSFVAGEFEVTGQTAVNFISSEIL, encoded by the exons ATGGAGTCCACTCCGGAGTTTTACCAGAACGTCGTCGTAATGAGACACGGCGATCGCATCGACAACTTCGACCATTCCTGGGTCTCCACCGCCACCCGCCCCTGGGACCCACCGCTCGTTCAACAAGGCCGTCTTCGGGCATTCAAAACCGGTCAGATCTTTCGCAACAACCTCTCTTTCCCTCTCCACCGCGTCTTCGTCTCCCCCTTCCTCCGCTGCGTTCAAACCGCCGCCGAAGTTGTCTCTGCCCTCTCCGCCGTCTCCGACTCCCCTGACGCCCTCACCGGCGACGCCCTTCCCATCGATCCTTCCAAAATCAAG GTTTCTGTTGAATATGGATTGTGTGAAATGATGAGCAGAGAAGCTATCAGGCTTGATGTTGCTCCAAAAGATGGAAATTGGGGTTTTGATATATCCGAGCGCCAAGCCATGCTTCCACCTGGCACAGTTGATGAAAATGCAGTAAAAATCTATAAAGAG TTGCCCCGGTGGGAAGAGCCTGTTTTGCAAACTAAGGCAAGATATCAGCACATCGTCAAAGACCTCGCGGATAAACATCCTACTGAAAACTTGCTGCTTGTCACACATG GGGAAGGAGTTGGGGTTGCTCTTTCTTCATTCAAGAAGGGTACAACAGTTTATGAAGTTGATTACTGTGGATATGTGGAACTTCGACGCCCTATTTTCAAGAAAGACCAATCATTTGTTGCTGGGGAGTTTGAAGTAACTGGCCAAACAGCTGTAAACTTCATCTCCTCCGAAATCCTTTGA
- the LOC112735542 gene encoding hydroquinone glucosyltransferase-like: MEEEKEKTPTTHIVLVSIPALSHQISILEFAKRLLNLHKEHCFHVTCIIPTLPSQNNNASKPFFFDSLPPNVHCIFLPPVNFDDLRNDPSVSLEAQISLAVSRSMPSIREALNTLITTTTTTTSSNKNNLVALVVDAIAHEVLHLSKDLELKLKPLSYIYFACSAMLLSLCLHSPNLDQIVPCEFRDYPNLIQIPGCISVHGKNLPNSVQDRSSLAYKLYLQRCKDYFLADGILVNSFMEMEEGAFKALLSQSQEEANPPVYGIGPITQTSGHHHRNNNGWECLKWLDNQPSNSVLYVSFGSGGTLSQEQIKELALGLELSGHRFLWVNVREPNDKAYASYLSDEGADPLSFLPEGFIERTKEKGLILGSWAPQIEVLDHGSVGAFLSHCGWNSVLESVVKGVPMIAWPLFAEQRTNAALVTDALRVALKPNNDDDNKNNNNDCVVLKEEIADLVKRLMEGSEGEEVRRRMEKLKEAAACAIMEHGSSTITLSKLALIWKNMSN, from the coding sequence atggaagaagaaaaagagaaaacacCAACAACACACATAGTTCTAGTTTCAATCCCTGCACTTTCCCACCAAATCTCAATCCTTGAATTTGCAAAAAGACTCCTTAATCTCCACAAAGAACATTGCTTCCATGTCACATGCATCATTCCCACTCTTCCCTCACAAAACAACAATGCCTCCAAACCTTTTTTCTTTGATTCTCTCCCTCCAAACGTTCACTGCATCTTCCTTCCACCGGTCAACTTCGATGATCTCAGAAACGACCCATCAGTCTCCCTTGAAGCTCAGATTTCGCTTGCAGTCTCTCGATCTATGCCATCCATACGCGAAGCCTTGAACACactcatcaccaccaccaccaccaccaccagcagcaACAAAAACAACCTTGTTGCTTTGGTGGTTGATGCCATAGCACACGAGGTACTGCATCTAAGTAAGGACCTCGAACTCAAACTCAAACCCTTGTCCTACATATACTTCGCTTGCTCTGCCATGTTGCTATCTCTGTGCCTTCACTCACCAAATCTTGATCAAATAGTTCCTTGTGAGTTTAGGGATTATCCGAACCTTATTCAAATTCCTGGTTGCATCTCTGTTCATGGCAAAAATCTTCCTAATAGTGTTCAAGACAGGTCTAGCTTGGCATACAAATTGTATCTTCAAAGGTGTAAGGACTACTTTCTTGCCGATGGGATCTTGGTGAATAGCTtcatggaaatggaagaaggagCATTCAAAGCATTATTGTCACAATCACAAGAAGAAGCTAACCCTCCTGTGTATGGAATTGGACCCATTACACAAACTAGTGGCCATCATCATAGAAATAATAATGGGTGGGAGTGTTTGAAATGGTTGGATAATCAACCATCAAACTCGGTTCTTTATGTTTCGTTTGGGAGTGGTGGAACACTCTCACAAGAACAGATCAAAGAGCTTGCTTTGGGTTTGGAACTTAGCGGCCATAGATTCTTGTGGGTTAATGTGAGAGAACCTAATGATAAGGCATATGCTAGTTACCTAAGTGATGAGGGTGCTGACCCTTTGAGTTTCTTGCCAGAAGGGTTCATAGAGAGAACAAAGGAGAAAGGTTTGATTTTAGGAAGCTGGGCACCTCAGATTGAAGTTCTTGATCATGGTTCAGTTGGTGCATTCTTGAGTCATTGTGGATGGAATTCGGTTCTTGAGAGTGTGGTGAAGGGAGTGCCAATGATAGCGTGGCCTCTCTTTGCTGAACAGAGAACCAATGCTGCTTTGGTTACTGATGCACTCAGAGTTGCTCTAAAGccaaataatgatgatgataataaaaataataataatgattgtGTGGTCCTAAAAGAGGAGATAGCTGATCTTGTAAAGAGGCTCATGGAGGGTTCAGAAGGAGAAGAAGTTAGGAGGAGAATGGAGAAACTGAAAGAAGCTGCTGCTTGTGCTATCATGGAACATGGATCTTCCACAATCACACTCTCAAAGTTGGCACTCATTTGGAAAAACATGTCAAATTAG
- the LOC112721122 gene encoding uncharacterized protein, with translation MQQATKAYYGFRPSYRKVWMAKQKAVAQIYGDWEESYAELPRWMLGVQSTMVGTITVLKTSPVRLRGKVDESTVYFHRLFWTFPPYIEAFRHCKPLVSIDEGENAESWSFFLSNLREHVTPQEGILVISDRQNGIKAALEAPETGWLPPRVFRAYCIRHVAANFALTFKDKDSRRMLVNAAYTKTEAEFYYWFDIMRTENPAMCEWANRMEYDKWTQHEDGGRRFGHMTTNISECVNSVLKGTRNLPVTVLVQSTYGRLAQLFVVRGQTAEAQLGSGNEFCQALAKAIDRNLRDSGCFTVTLYDRHQSEYTVAETTPTGHFSMGSYRVSLKDHRCDCGHFQTLHYPCCHAIACCAYSRLN, from the exons ATGCAACAAGCTACAAAAGCCTATTATGGTTTCAGGCCTAGTTACAGGAAGgtttggatggcgaagcagaaggcagtGGCACAAATATATGGAGATTGGGAAGAGTCGTACGCGGAGTTGCCACGTTGGATGCTAGGAGTACAGTCAACAATGGTCGGAACAATAACTGTGTTGAAGACCTCTCCTGTTCGGCTTCGTGGTAAGGTTGATGAGTCGACGGTGTACTTTCACCGATTATTCTGGACATTCCCACCCTAtatcgaggcattccgtcattgcaagccccTCGTCAGTATTGACG AAGGAGAAAATGCAGAGTCGTGGTCATTCTTCTTGTCCAACCTACGAGAGCATGTGACTCCTCAGGAGGGTATCCTTGTAATCTCTGACAGGCAGAACGGGATCAAGGCAGCGCTTGAGGCACCTGAGACTGGGTGGCTGCCTCCACGTGTTTTCCGAGCGTACTGTATTCGGCATGTGGCAGCGAATTTTGCCCTAACTTTCAAAGACAAAGATTCAAGGAGGATGTTAGTGAATGCTGCCTACACAAAGACTGAAGCAGAATTTTATTACTGGTTTGACATCATGCGGACTGAGAATCCAGCAATGTGTGAATGGGCCAATCGGATGGAGTACGACAAATGGACCCAACATGAGGATGGTGGTAGACGGTTCGGGCACATGACAACCAACATCAGTGAATGTGTGAACTCGGTGCTAAAGGGAACTCGAAACCTCCCGGTCACAGTGTTGGTTCAGTCAACTTACGGGAGGCTTGCTCAGCTTTTTGTGGTACGGGGACAAACAGCAGAGGCACAACTCGGATCTGGTAATGAATTTTGCCAGGCATTGGCCAAGGCAATTGATCGGAATCTAAGAGACTCAGGGTGCTTCACTGTCACGTTATACGACAGGCATCAATCTGAGTACACCGTGGCCGAGACAACACCAACCGGGCACTTCTCGATGGGTAGCTATAGAGTTTCCCTTAAAGATCATAGATGCGACTGTGGCCACTTTCAGACGCTGCATTATCCTTGTTGCCACGCCATTGCATGTTGCGCCTACTCCCGCCTTAATTAG